A single window of Corythoichthys intestinalis isolate RoL2023-P3 chromosome 21, ASM3026506v1, whole genome shotgun sequence DNA harbors:
- the asah2 gene encoding neutral ceramidase isoform X1: MAARKGRALSSLEVTLAVLFVAMTTVSIVLIATRATDTCPGPPPGRAPPFLVGVGRADCTGPPAELPLMGYANPQQTAAGIHTRLFSRAFIVDDGRRRVVFVSVDVGMISQRLRLEVLNALRAKYGDLYRRDNVALSGTHTHSGPGGYFQYTLFMISSKGYLESSIRPLVKGIVKSIDVAHGSLRPGRIYKNRGRLGASGVNRSPHSYRNNPRQERDRYDRDVDQDMLLLKFTDADGDGIGALSWFAVHAVSMKTSNRLVSADNMGYAAYLMENHKDPSALPGQAAFVAAFSSSNLGDVSPNVRGPRCVNSGLACDYLNSSCPEGGTKECQAFGPGEDMFDSTRIIGLNIFRKARELYADATEEVTGSVQSAHQWVDMTDVVVRLDDAREVATCKPALGHSFAAGTTDGGGDLNFTQGAVEGDPFWDGIRDALLGPPSNQTRECHRPKPILFSTGEMKWPLPWHPEIIDVQILTLGSVAVVAVPGEITTMAGRRLREAVRRELGSEGAFSDADVTIAGLSNVYTHYITTYEEYQVQRYEGASTIYGPHTLGAYVQKFAGLARAIAQDRVGSLPPGPEPPFFQKNLFDLLGAAKADRKPDNGTFGEVLRQVLPVYRQGDVASVTFVAGNPRHSGDVRDRSFVAVEMRDDASDAWTLVHTDASWETRFLWLKDRNRRSNATVEWHIPIDAAVGAYRIRHFGHFKSMKGLRPVITPYQGTSDVFRVTAGFYRR, translated from the exons ATGGCCGCCAGGAAGGGTCGCGCTCTTTCCTCCCTGGAGGTGACGCTCGCCGTCCTCTTTGTCGCAATGACGACCGTCAGCATTGTTCTCATCGCCACGCGCGCCACGGACACCT GTCCCGGCCCGCCCCCCGGCCGGGCTCCACCCTTCCTCGTCGGCGTGGGCCGCGCTGACTGCACCGGACCGCCGGCCGAACTCCCTCTG ATGGGCTACGCTAACCCTCAGCAGACGGCGGCGGGCATTCACACGCGATTGTTCAGCCGCGCCTTCATCGTCGACGACGGCCGCCGTCGAGTCGTCTTCGTCTCCGTGGACGTGGGAATGATCTCTCAGAGGCTCAGGCTAGAG GTCCTGAACGCCCTTCGGGCCAAATACGGCGACCTGTACCGGCGGGACAACGTGGCCCTGAGCGGGACGCACACGCATTCCGGCCCGGGCGGCTATTTCCAGTACACTCTCTTCATGATCAGCAGCAAAGGTTACCTGGAGTCGTCCATCCGCCCGCTGGTCAAAGGCATCGTCAAA AGTATAGACGTGGCCCACGGCAGCCTGCGGCCGGGACGGATCTACAAGAACCGAGGCCGCCTGGGCGCCAGCGGCGTCAACAGGAGCCCTCACTCGTATCGCAACAACCCGCGCCAAGAGCGGGACAG GTACGACCGGGACGTGGACCAGGATATGTTGCTCCTCAAGTTCACCGACGCGGACGGAGACGGAATCGGCGCGCTGAG CTGGTTCGCGGTGCACGCGGTCAGCATGAAGACCAGCAATCGTCTGGTGAGCGCCGACAACATGGGCTACGCCGCCTACCTGATGGAGAACCACAAGGACCCCTCCGCGCTGCCCGGACAG GCAGCTTTCGTGGCCGCTTTCTCCTCCAGCAACTTGGGCGACGTGAGCCCCAACGTCCGAGGACCCCGCTGCGTCAACTCCGGATTAGCCTGCGACTACTTGAACAGCTCGTGTCCCGAAGGAGGG ACCAAGGAGTGTCAAGCCTTCGGGCCCGGCGAAGACATGTTTGACAGCACCAGAATCATCGGCCTCAACATCTTCAGGAAGGCCAGG GAACTTTACGCCGACGCGACGGAGGAAGTGACGGGCTCGGTTCAGTCGGCTCATCAGTGGGTGGACATGACGGACGTCGTCGTTCGCCTGGACGACGCGCGCGAG GTCGCGACCTGCAAACCGGCGCTGGGCCACAGTTTTGCGGCGGGAACCACGGACGGCGGAGGAGACCTCAACTTCACGCAAG GCGCCGTGGAGGGCGACCCGTTTTGGGACGGCATCCGAGACGCACTCCTGGGCCCGCCTTCTAACCAGACGCGGGAATGTCACCGGCCCAAACCCATCCTGTTCAGCACCGGAGAG ATGAAATGGCCGCTGCCGTGGCACCCGGAAATTATCGACGTTCAGATCCTGACGCTCGGCTCGGTCGCGGTGGTCGCGGTTCCCGGAGAGATCAC CACCATGGCGGGCAGGAGGTTAAGAGAAGCCGTTCGGCGG GAGCTCGGGTCGGAGGGCGCCTTCTCGGACGCGGACGTGACCATCGCGGGCCTCAGCAACGTCTACACTCACTACATCACCACCTACGAGGAGTACCAG GTTCAGAGGTACGAGGGCGCGTCCACCATCTACGGTCCTCACACGCTGGGCGCGTACGTGCAGAAATTCGCCGGCTTGGCGCGCGCCATCGCTCAG GACCGAGTCGGGTCGCTCCCGCCGGGTCCGGAGCCCCCGTTTTTCCAGAAGAACCTTTTCGACCTCCTGGGCGCGGCCAAAGCCGACAGAAAACCCGACAACGGCACTTTCGGAGAGGTCCTGCGGCAGGTGCTTCCCGTCTACAGACAG GGCGACGTGGCGTCCGTCACCTTTGTGGCAGGAAACCCCAGACACTCGGGAGATGTG AGAGATCGGAGCTTCGTGGCCGTGGAGATGCGCGATGACGCGAGTGACGCCTGGACGCTAGTGCACACGGACGCGTCGTGGGAGACGAG GTTCCTCTGGCTGAAAGACCGCAATCGACGTAGCAACGCCACCGTGGAGTGGCACATCCCGATCGACGCCGCCGTAGGCGCCTACAGGATCAGGCACTTCGGACACTTCAAGAGCATGAAAGGCCTGCGGCCGGTGATCACGCCCTACCAGGGCACGTCCGACGTCTTCCGGGTCACCGCCGGTTTTTATCGGCGGTGA
- the asah2 gene encoding neutral ceramidase isoform X2 yields the protein MGYANPQQTAAGIHTRLFSRAFIVDDGRRRVVFVSVDVGMISQRLRLEVLNALRAKYGDLYRRDNVALSGTHTHSGPGGYFQYTLFMISSKGYLESSIRPLVKGIVKSIDVAHGSLRPGRIYKNRGRLGASGVNRSPHSYRNNPRQERDRYDRDVDQDMLLLKFTDADGDGIGALSWFAVHAVSMKTSNRLVSADNMGYAAYLMENHKDPSALPGQAAFVAAFSSSNLGDVSPNVRGPRCVNSGLACDYLNSSCPEGGTKECQAFGPGEDMFDSTRIIGLNIFRKARELYADATEEVTGSVQSAHQWVDMTDVVVRLDDAREVATCKPALGHSFAAGTTDGGGDLNFTQGAVEGDPFWDGIRDALLGPPSNQTRECHRPKPILFSTGEMKWPLPWHPEIIDVQILTLGSVAVVAVPGEITTMAGRRLREAVRRELGSEGAFSDADVTIAGLSNVYTHYITTYEEYQVQRYEGASTIYGPHTLGAYVQKFAGLARAIAQDRVGSLPPGPEPPFFQKNLFDLLGAAKADRKPDNGTFGEVLRQVLPVYRQGDVASVTFVAGNPRHSGDVRDRSFVAVEMRDDASDAWTLVHTDASWETRFLWLKDRNRRSNATVEWHIPIDAAVGAYRIRHFGHFKSMKGLRPVITPYQGTSDVFRVTAGFYRR from the exons ATGGGCTACGCTAACCCTCAGCAGACGGCGGCGGGCATTCACACGCGATTGTTCAGCCGCGCCTTCATCGTCGACGACGGCCGCCGTCGAGTCGTCTTCGTCTCCGTGGACGTGGGAATGATCTCTCAGAGGCTCAGGCTAGAG GTCCTGAACGCCCTTCGGGCCAAATACGGCGACCTGTACCGGCGGGACAACGTGGCCCTGAGCGGGACGCACACGCATTCCGGCCCGGGCGGCTATTTCCAGTACACTCTCTTCATGATCAGCAGCAAAGGTTACCTGGAGTCGTCCATCCGCCCGCTGGTCAAAGGCATCGTCAAA AGTATAGACGTGGCCCACGGCAGCCTGCGGCCGGGACGGATCTACAAGAACCGAGGCCGCCTGGGCGCCAGCGGCGTCAACAGGAGCCCTCACTCGTATCGCAACAACCCGCGCCAAGAGCGGGACAG GTACGACCGGGACGTGGACCAGGATATGTTGCTCCTCAAGTTCACCGACGCGGACGGAGACGGAATCGGCGCGCTGAG CTGGTTCGCGGTGCACGCGGTCAGCATGAAGACCAGCAATCGTCTGGTGAGCGCCGACAACATGGGCTACGCCGCCTACCTGATGGAGAACCACAAGGACCCCTCCGCGCTGCCCGGACAG GCAGCTTTCGTGGCCGCTTTCTCCTCCAGCAACTTGGGCGACGTGAGCCCCAACGTCCGAGGACCCCGCTGCGTCAACTCCGGATTAGCCTGCGACTACTTGAACAGCTCGTGTCCCGAAGGAGGG ACCAAGGAGTGTCAAGCCTTCGGGCCCGGCGAAGACATGTTTGACAGCACCAGAATCATCGGCCTCAACATCTTCAGGAAGGCCAGG GAACTTTACGCCGACGCGACGGAGGAAGTGACGGGCTCGGTTCAGTCGGCTCATCAGTGGGTGGACATGACGGACGTCGTCGTTCGCCTGGACGACGCGCGCGAG GTCGCGACCTGCAAACCGGCGCTGGGCCACAGTTTTGCGGCGGGAACCACGGACGGCGGAGGAGACCTCAACTTCACGCAAG GCGCCGTGGAGGGCGACCCGTTTTGGGACGGCATCCGAGACGCACTCCTGGGCCCGCCTTCTAACCAGACGCGGGAATGTCACCGGCCCAAACCCATCCTGTTCAGCACCGGAGAG ATGAAATGGCCGCTGCCGTGGCACCCGGAAATTATCGACGTTCAGATCCTGACGCTCGGCTCGGTCGCGGTGGTCGCGGTTCCCGGAGAGATCAC CACCATGGCGGGCAGGAGGTTAAGAGAAGCCGTTCGGCGG GAGCTCGGGTCGGAGGGCGCCTTCTCGGACGCGGACGTGACCATCGCGGGCCTCAGCAACGTCTACACTCACTACATCACCACCTACGAGGAGTACCAG GTTCAGAGGTACGAGGGCGCGTCCACCATCTACGGTCCTCACACGCTGGGCGCGTACGTGCAGAAATTCGCCGGCTTGGCGCGCGCCATCGCTCAG GACCGAGTCGGGTCGCTCCCGCCGGGTCCGGAGCCCCCGTTTTTCCAGAAGAACCTTTTCGACCTCCTGGGCGCGGCCAAAGCCGACAGAAAACCCGACAACGGCACTTTCGGAGAGGTCCTGCGGCAGGTGCTTCCCGTCTACAGACAG GGCGACGTGGCGTCCGTCACCTTTGTGGCAGGAAACCCCAGACACTCGGGAGATGTG AGAGATCGGAGCTTCGTGGCCGTGGAGATGCGCGATGACGCGAGTGACGCCTGGACGCTAGTGCACACGGACGCGTCGTGGGAGACGAG GTTCCTCTGGCTGAAAGACCGCAATCGACGTAGCAACGCCACCGTGGAGTGGCACATCCCGATCGACGCCGCCGTAGGCGCCTACAGGATCAGGCACTTCGGACACTTCAAGAGCATGAAAGGCCTGCGGCCGGTGATCACGCCCTACCAGGGCACGTCCGACGTCTTCCGGGTCACCGCCGGTTTTTATCGGCGGTGA
- the LOC130909375 gene encoding macrophage mannose receptor 1-like isoform X2, with protein sequence MRSSALWIVVVQLQQLFSLPAVMAQKTPACRGDEKPYRGDCYHFVTLGKMWQSAEDYCVARDAHLASFHSAADVRFLTGHARGTHLWTGLRTRTHRFTDRTTVAFVPWAPDEPRGGKKRGCVLLLEGDLIRDERCDYGYPFACKRVPSPLTAAKEKRPQSTGRMSGGCGSWVENPFNGFCYLLGTVRETWPKAQQNCEAENGNLLSVADAGELDFARGLANGTESGALWMGGSLPGNRGQWEWSDRTTFAFLRWSTATTRSYSGGRCLSFAADGDRWYEDDCERKRSYVCKREKTCIS encoded by the exons ATGAGGAGCAGCGCCCTATGGATCGTCGTGGTCCAGCTCCAGCAGCTTTTCTCGCTGCCCGCGGTCATGGCCCAAAAAA CTCCCGCCTGCCGCGGCGACGAAAAGCCGTACCGCGGCGACTGCTACCACTTCGTGACCCTTGGCAAAATGTGGCAGTCGGCCGAGGATTACTGCGTGGCCAGGGACGCTCACCTGGCTAGCTTCCACTCGGCCGCGGACGTCCGCTTCCTGACAG GTCACGCCCGAGGGACGCACCTCTGGACCGGACTCCGGACGCGCACCCACCGCTTCACCGACCGCACTACAGTG GCTTTCGTCCCGTGGGCCCCCGACGAGCCGAGGGGCGGGAAGAAACGCGGCTGCGTGCTCTTGCTGGAGGGAGACCTCATACGAGATGAGAGATGCGATTACGGCTACCCCTTCGCCTGCAAAAGAG TGCCCAGCCCGCTCACCGCCGCCAAGGAGAAGCGGCCACAATCGACAG GCCGGATGTCGGGCGGTTGCGGCTCGTGGGTGGAAAACCCCTTCAACGGCTTCTGCTACCTGCTCGGCACCGTCCGCGAGACCTGGCCGAAGGCCCAACAGAACTGCGAGGCCGAGAACGGTAACCTTCTGAGCGTCGCCGACGCGGGGGAACTGGACTTCGCGCGAG GTTTGGCGAACGGGACCGAGAGCGGCGCTCTGTGGATGGGCGGCAGCCTCCCCGGGAACCGAGGCCAATGGGAGTGGAGCGACAGAACCACGTTCGCCTTCCTACGCTGGAGCACAG CTACGACCCGGAGCTACTCGGGCGGTCGCTGCCTGTCCTTCGCAGCCGACGGCGACCGCTGGTACGAAGACGACTGCGAGAGGAAGAGAAGCTACGTTTGCAAGAGAG AAAAGACTTGCATCTCATGA
- the LOC130909375 gene encoding macrophage mannose receptor 1-like isoform X1, which yields MRSSALWIVVVQLQQLFSLPAVMAQKTPACRGDEKPYRGDCYHFVTLGKMWQSAEDYCVARDAHLASFHSAADVRFLTGHARGTHLWTGLRTRTHRFTDRTTVAFVPWAPDEPRGGKKRGCVLLLEGDLIRDERCDYGYPFACKRVPSPLTAAKEKRPQSTGRMSGGCGSWVENPFNGFCYLLGTVRETWPKAQQNCEAENGNLLSVADAGELDFARGLANGTESGALWMGGSLPGNRGQWEWSDRTTFAFLRWSTEISGAVSAATTRSYSGGRCLSFAADGDRWYEDDCERKRSYVCKREKTCIS from the exons ATGAGGAGCAGCGCCCTATGGATCGTCGTGGTCCAGCTCCAGCAGCTTTTCTCGCTGCCCGCGGTCATGGCCCAAAAAA CTCCCGCCTGCCGCGGCGACGAAAAGCCGTACCGCGGCGACTGCTACCACTTCGTGACCCTTGGCAAAATGTGGCAGTCGGCCGAGGATTACTGCGTGGCCAGGGACGCTCACCTGGCTAGCTTCCACTCGGCCGCGGACGTCCGCTTCCTGACAG GTCACGCCCGAGGGACGCACCTCTGGACCGGACTCCGGACGCGCACCCACCGCTTCACCGACCGCACTACAGTG GCTTTCGTCCCGTGGGCCCCCGACGAGCCGAGGGGCGGGAAGAAACGCGGCTGCGTGCTCTTGCTGGAGGGAGACCTCATACGAGATGAGAGATGCGATTACGGCTACCCCTTCGCCTGCAAAAGAG TGCCCAGCCCGCTCACCGCCGCCAAGGAGAAGCGGCCACAATCGACAG GCCGGATGTCGGGCGGTTGCGGCTCGTGGGTGGAAAACCCCTTCAACGGCTTCTGCTACCTGCTCGGCACCGTCCGCGAGACCTGGCCGAAGGCCCAACAGAACTGCGAGGCCGAGAACGGTAACCTTCTGAGCGTCGCCGACGCGGGGGAACTGGACTTCGCGCGAG GTTTGGCGAACGGGACCGAGAGCGGCGCTCTGTGGATGGGCGGCAGCCTCCCCGGGAACCGAGGCCAATGGGAGTGGAGCGACAGAACCACGTTCGCCTTCCTACGCTGGAGCACAG AGATCTCCGGCGCTGTGTCCGCAGCTACGACCCGGAGCTACTCGGGCGGTCGCTGCCTGTCCTTCGCAGCCGACGGCGACCGCTGGTACGAAGACGACTGCGAGAGGAAGAGAAGCTACGTTTGCAAGAGAG AAAAGACTTGCATCTCATGA
- the LOC130909375 gene encoding macrophage mannose receptor 1-like isoform X3 translates to MWQSAEDYCVARDAHLASFHSAADVRFLTGHARGTHLWTGLRTRTHRFTDRTTVAFVPWAPDEPRGGKKRGCVLLLEGDLIRDERCDYGYPFACKRVPSPLTAAKEKRPQSTGRMSGGCGSWVENPFNGFCYLLGTVRETWPKAQQNCEAENGNLLSVADAGELDFARGLANGTESGALWMGGSLPGNRGQWEWSDRTTFAFLRWSTEISGAVSAATTRSYSGGRCLSFAADGDRWYEDDCERKRSYVCKREKTCIS, encoded by the exons ATGTGGCAGTCGGCCGAGGATTACTGCGTGGCCAGGGACGCTCACCTGGCTAGCTTCCACTCGGCCGCGGACGTCCGCTTCCTGACAG GTCACGCCCGAGGGACGCACCTCTGGACCGGACTCCGGACGCGCACCCACCGCTTCACCGACCGCACTACAGTG GCTTTCGTCCCGTGGGCCCCCGACGAGCCGAGGGGCGGGAAGAAACGCGGCTGCGTGCTCTTGCTGGAGGGAGACCTCATACGAGATGAGAGATGCGATTACGGCTACCCCTTCGCCTGCAAAAGAG TGCCCAGCCCGCTCACCGCCGCCAAGGAGAAGCGGCCACAATCGACAG GCCGGATGTCGGGCGGTTGCGGCTCGTGGGTGGAAAACCCCTTCAACGGCTTCTGCTACCTGCTCGGCACCGTCCGCGAGACCTGGCCGAAGGCCCAACAGAACTGCGAGGCCGAGAACGGTAACCTTCTGAGCGTCGCCGACGCGGGGGAACTGGACTTCGCGCGAG GTTTGGCGAACGGGACCGAGAGCGGCGCTCTGTGGATGGGCGGCAGCCTCCCCGGGAACCGAGGCCAATGGGAGTGGAGCGACAGAACCACGTTCGCCTTCCTACGCTGGAGCACAG AGATCTCCGGCGCTGTGTCCGCAGCTACGACCCGGAGCTACTCGGGCGGTCGCTGCCTGTCCTTCGCAGCCGACGGCGACCGCTGGTACGAAGACGACTGCGAGAGGAAGAGAAGCTACGTTTGCAAGAGAG AAAAGACTTGCATCTCATGA